One genomic window of Solanum stenotomum isolate F172 chromosome 9, ASM1918654v1, whole genome shotgun sequence includes the following:
- the LOC125875968 gene encoding eukaryotic initiation factor 4A-9-like: MAGAAPDGSQFDARQFDSKMTELLNAEGQEFFTSYDEAYDTFDAMELKEKLLRGIYAYGFEKPSAIQQRGIVPFCKGLDVIQQAQSGTGKTATFCSGVLQQLDYELLDCQALVLAPTRELAQQIEKVMRALGDYLKVKVHACVGGTSVREDQRILSSGVHVVVGTPGRVFDMLRRQSLRPDHIKMFVLDEADEMLSRGFKDQIYDIFQLLPPKIQVGVFSATMPPEALEITRKFMNKPVRILVKRDELTLEGIKQFYVNVEEEEWKLETLCDLYETLAITQSVIFVNTRRKVDLLTDQMQSRDHTVSATHGDMDQNTRDIIMCEFRTGSSRVLITTDLLARGIDVQQVSLVINYDLPTQPENYLHRIGRSGRFGRKGVAINFATKDDERMLSDIQRFYNVVIEELPANVADLL; the protein is encoded by the exons ATGGCGGGTGCAGCTCCTGATGGATCCCAATTTGATGCTCGtcaatttgattcaaaaatgaCAGAGTT GCTAAATGCTGAAGGGCAAGAGTTTTTTACCTCATATGACGAGGCTTATGATACTTTTGATGCTATGGAATTGAAGGAGAAGCTCCTGAGAGGCATTTATGCATACG GTTTTGAGAAGCCCTCAGCAATCCAGCAAAGGGGAATTGTACCTTTTTGCAAAGGTCTTGATGTGATTCAGCAGGCTCAGTCTGGAACGGGAAAGACTGCTACTTTTTGTTCTGGAGTTCTGCAACAACTGGACTATGAACTGTTAGATTGTCAAGCCTTGGTCTTGGCACCTACTCGTGAGCTTGCACAACAAATTGAGAAGGTCATGCGAGCACTTGGAGACTATCTTAAAGTCAAGGTTCATGCTTGTGTGGGAGGTACCAGTGTCCGTGAGGATCAAAGGATCCTTTCAAGTGGGGTTCATGTTGTTGTGGGAACACCTGGACGTGTATTTGACATGTTGAGAAGGCAGTCTCTCCGCCCTGATCACATTAAGATGTTTGTATTGGATGAGGCTGATGAAATGCTCTCCAGAGGGTTCAAGGATCAG ATCTATGATATTTTCCAGCTATTGCCTCCTAAGATTCAGGTTGGTGTTTTCTCTGCCACAATGCCTCCTGAGGCCCTTGAGATCACAAGGAAGTTCATGAATAAACCTGTGAGGATTCTTGTGAAACGGGATGAACTGACCTTAGAAGGTATCAAACAGTTTTATGTGAATGTGGAAGAGGAAGAATGGAAGCTTGAGACCCTTTGCGATCTATATGAAACCTTAGCCATCACACAGAGTGTGATTTTTGTGAATACTCGTCGCAAAGTTGACTTGTTAACAGACCAGATGCAAAGCAGAGACCATACAGTCTCAGCTACCCATGGTGACATGGACCAGAACACTAGGGATATTATAATGTGTGAATTCCGTACTGGTTCCTCTCGTGTTCTCATCACCACTGATCTTTTAGCCAGAGGAATTGATGTTCAACAAGTCTCCCTCGTCATAAACTATGATCTCCCCACTCAACCTGAAAATTACCTTCATCGTATTGGACGTAGTGGACGGTTTGGTAGGAAGGGTGTTGCAATCAATTTTGCAACCAAGGATGATGAGAGAATGCTTTCTGACATTCAGAGGTTTTACAACGTGGTGATTGAGGAGCTTCCAGCAAATGTCGCTGATCTCCTATAA